The following are from one region of the Erwinia billingiae Eb661 genome:
- a CDS encoding beta-ketoacyl-[acyl-carrier-protein] synthase family protein has translation MIYISAVGMLSALGNDMTATAENLAKNHAPGMRPDSGWLLQGKPCWSGRIDAALPPIPEALAAHRSRNNQLLLAALRQIQPQVDDAISTFGADRVAVVLGTSTSGLHEADLQVAENAEGYHYYQQELGDPSRFLAQHLQLTGPAYTLSTACSSSARAIISGQRLIASGMADVAIVGGADTLSRMPMNGFDSLESLSADRCAPFSKQRNGITIGEGAALMLLTNVPQKVAVLGTGESSDAYHMSAPHPEGEGAIRAIEMALKQAQLAPGALGYINLHGTATRLNDQIEAGVVSKLFGTAIPCSSTKHLTGHTLGAAGICEAAISWLILTQSVPLPAQDFTDNEQDDTLPACGVLLQAHPLQGTAVMSNSFAFGGNNTCLILGKSDG, from the coding sequence ATGATCTACATTTCGGCAGTCGGCATGCTTAGCGCACTGGGTAACGACATGACCGCCACGGCGGAAAATCTGGCGAAGAATCATGCGCCAGGCATGCGCCCCGACAGCGGCTGGCTGTTGCAGGGCAAACCCTGTTGGAGTGGACGGATTGACGCGGCCTTGCCGCCGATCCCGGAGGCGCTGGCTGCGCACCGCAGCCGCAATAATCAGCTGTTGCTTGCCGCGTTACGGCAAATTCAGCCGCAGGTTGATGACGCCATCAGCACCTTTGGTGCCGACCGGGTGGCAGTGGTGCTCGGCACCAGCACCTCGGGATTGCATGAGGCCGACCTTCAGGTGGCCGAAAACGCCGAGGGCTACCACTACTATCAGCAGGAGCTGGGCGATCCGTCGCGGTTTCTGGCCCAGCATCTGCAGTTAACCGGCCCGGCATATACGCTCTCGACCGCCTGTTCTTCCAGCGCCCGGGCGATCATCAGCGGTCAGCGGCTGATTGCGTCAGGGATGGCGGATGTGGCAATCGTGGGTGGCGCGGATACCTTAAGCCGCATGCCGATGAACGGTTTTGACAGTCTCGAGTCCCTGTCGGCGGATCGGTGTGCGCCGTTCAGCAAGCAGCGTAACGGCATCACTATCGGCGAAGGTGCCGCATTAATGTTGCTGACTAACGTTCCGCAGAAAGTTGCCGTATTAGGCACAGGCGAGTCGTCAGATGCTTATCATATGTCGGCTCCCCATCCTGAAGGCGAAGGCGCGATCCGTGCCATTGAGATGGCGCTTAAGCAGGCGCAGCTGGCGCCGGGTGCGTTGGGCTACATCAATTTGCACGGCACCGCGACGCGGCTTAACGATCAGATTGAAGCCGGGGTGGTCAGCAAACTGTTTGGTACAGCAATCCCCTGCAGCTCTACCAAGCATCTGACCGGCCACACGCTGGGCGCGGCCGGGATCTGTGAAGCGGCGATAAGCTGGCTGATCCTGACGCAATCCGTTCCGCTGCCGGCGCAGGATTTCACCGACAACGAGCAGGATGATACGCTGCCTGCCTGTGGTGTGTTACTGCAGGCGCATCCGTTGCAGGGAACGGCGGTGATGAGTAATTCTTTTGCCTTTGGCGGCAATAATACCTGCCTGATTTTAGGAAAGAGTGATGGTTGA
- a CDS encoding DUF3261 domain-containing protein → MKVIAAAALAVMLLAGCAGKPDSSQPEAWLKPGVKVTLPAPGIDPAFNQQQLLTGTFKGKQQSLLVLLSADRQQLTLAGLSSLGIRLFRVTYDGTGIHTEQSMVLPEMPPASQVLADIMLSHWPIAAWQRHLPEGWTLKDSGDRRQLRDNHGKLITEIRYLQRGTQREPISIQQFAFGYQILIQHLDA, encoded by the coding sequence ATGAAAGTAATCGCGGCGGCCGCGCTGGCCGTGATGTTACTGGCCGGATGTGCCGGTAAACCCGATAGCAGTCAGCCCGAAGCCTGGCTCAAGCCAGGGGTAAAAGTGACGCTGCCGGCACCGGGGATCGATCCGGCATTCAATCAGCAGCAGCTGCTGACCGGCACCTTTAAAGGCAAACAGCAGTCGCTGTTGGTATTACTGAGCGCCGATCGACAGCAGTTGACGCTGGCCGGGCTCTCCTCGCTGGGGATCCGCTTGTTCAGGGTCACTTACGATGGCACCGGCATCCACACCGAGCAATCCATGGTGCTGCCTGAGATGCCGCCAGCCAGCCAGGTGCTGGCCGATATTATGTTGAGCCACTGGCCGATCGCCGCCTGGCAGCGGCACTTGCCTGAGGGCTGGACCCTTAAAGACAGCGGCGATCGCCGCCAGCTGCGTGACAATCACGGCAAGCTGATTACTGAGATCCGCTACCTGCAACGCGGGACGCAACGTGAGCCGATCAGCATTCAGCAGTTTGCGTTTGGCTATCAAATTCTTATTCAACATCTGGACGCCTGA
- a CDS encoding beta-ketoacyl-ACP synthase — MNRRVVITGMGGVTAFGNSWPEIADRMRAGRNAVRKMPEWQVYDGLNTLLGAPVDDFTLPEHYTRKRIRSMGRVSLMATRASELALEQAGLLGNAVLTNGETGIAYGSSTGSTGPVSEFATMLTEKHTNNITGTTYVQMMPHTAAVNAGLFFGLRGRVIPTSSACTSGSQAIGYAWEAIRHGYQTVMVAGGAEELCPSEAAVFDTLFATSQRNDAPETTPSPFDKQRDGLVIGEGAGTLVLEELEHARARGATIFAEIVGFYTNCDAAHITQPQRETMQICIEGALRMAGLKAEDIGYINAHGTATERGDVAESQATAAIFGDRTPISSFKSYFGHTLGACGALEAWLSIEMMRAGWFAQTLNLTEPSEDCGKLDYIMHQPREIQTDYVQSNNFAFGGINTSLIFRRWTE; from the coding sequence GTGAACCGCAGGGTGGTGATTACAGGGATGGGCGGCGTCACCGCCTTTGGTAACAGCTGGCCAGAGATTGCCGACAGAATGCGGGCTGGCCGCAATGCGGTCCGTAAAATGCCCGAGTGGCAGGTTTATGACGGTCTGAATACGCTGTTGGGCGCGCCGGTGGATGATTTCACCTTGCCGGAACACTATACGCGTAAGCGCATTCGCTCAATGGGCCGGGTGTCGTTAATGGCGACACGGGCCAGTGAGCTGGCGCTGGAGCAGGCCGGTTTGTTGGGCAATGCCGTGCTGACCAATGGCGAAACTGGCATTGCCTACGGTTCGTCAACCGGCAGCACCGGGCCAGTCAGTGAATTCGCCACCATGCTGACCGAGAAGCACACCAATAACATTACCGGTACCACCTATGTGCAAATGATGCCGCACACCGCAGCGGTCAATGCCGGATTGTTCTTTGGTCTCCGCGGACGGGTCATCCCGACGTCCAGCGCCTGTACCTCGGGCAGCCAGGCGATCGGCTATGCGTGGGAAGCGATCCGTCACGGTTATCAGACGGTGATGGTCGCCGGTGGAGCCGAAGAGCTCTGTCCGTCAGAAGCGGCGGTGTTTGATACCCTGTTCGCCACCAGCCAGCGCAATGATGCGCCAGAGACCACGCCGTCGCCGTTTGATAAGCAGCGCGATGGCTTAGTGATCGGCGAGGGTGCCGGAACGCTGGTGCTGGAAGAGCTGGAACATGCCCGGGCGCGTGGCGCAACCATCTTCGCTGAGATCGTGGGTTTCTATACCAATTGCGATGCGGCACATATCACCCAGCCACAGCGGGAAACGATGCAGATTTGCATCGAAGGGGCGCTGCGCATGGCCGGACTGAAAGCGGAAGATATCGGCTATATCAATGCCCATGGCACCGCCACCGAGCGCGGTGATGTCGCTGAAAGTCAGGCAACCGCCGCGATATTTGGCGACCGGACACCGATTTCCTCGTTCAAAAGCTATTTCGGCCACACGCTGGGTGCCTGCGGTGCGCTGGAAGCGTGGTTGAGCATTGAAATGATGCGGGCAGGGTGGTTTGCTCAGACGCTGAACCTGACCGAGCCGTCAGAGGATTGCGGTAAGCTGGACTACATCATGCACCAGCCGCGCGAAATCCAAACCGACTACGTTCAGTCGAACAATTTCGCCTTCGGTGGCATTAACACCTCGCTGATATTCCGTCGCTGGACCGAATAG
- a CDS encoding 3-ketoacyl-ACP reductase FabG2 translates to MTRSVLVTGGSKGIGRAIACRLAADGFTVVVHYHSDRAGAEETLRLIQQAGGQGRCIGFDIANREQCRTLIEQDIEQHGAFYGVVSNAGITRDGAFPALSEDDWDSVIHTNLDSFYNVIHPCIMPMIGLRKGGRIVTLSSVSGLMGNRGQVNYSAAKAGIIGATKALAIELAKRKITVNCIAPGLIDTGMIQMEPVAVEEAMKMIPMKRMGQADEVAGLASYLMSDIAAYVTRQVISINGGML, encoded by the coding sequence ATGACGCGTTCAGTATTGGTCACGGGTGGCAGCAAGGGGATTGGACGGGCGATTGCCTGCCGCCTGGCTGCCGACGGTTTCACGGTGGTGGTTCACTACCACAGCGATCGCGCGGGCGCGGAAGAGACGCTGCGCCTGATACAGCAGGCTGGCGGTCAGGGGCGCTGTATCGGATTTGATATCGCCAACCGCGAACAGTGCCGCACCCTGATTGAACAGGATATTGAACAACACGGTGCCTTTTATGGCGTGGTCAGCAATGCCGGGATCACCCGCGATGGTGCTTTCCCGGCGCTGAGCGAAGATGACTGGGACAGCGTGATCCATACCAATCTGGACAGTTTTTATAACGTGATCCATCCGTGCATTATGCCGATGATTGGTCTGCGCAAAGGCGGCCGGATCGTTACGCTTTCGTCGGTTTCGGGCCTGATGGGCAATCGCGGCCAGGTGAACTACAGCGCGGCCAAAGCGGGCATTATTGGCGCCACGAAAGCGCTGGCGATTGAGTTGGCGAAGCGCAAAATCACCGTTAACTGCATCGCACCCGGCCTGATTGATACCGGGATGATCCAGATGGAGCCGGTGGCAGTTGAAGAGGCGATGAAGATGATCCCGATGAAGCGCATGGGGCAGGCTGATGAAGTCGCCGGGCTGGCAAGCTATCTGATGTCCGATATCGCCGCATACGTCACGCGTCAGGTGATTTCAATCAATGGAGGTATGCTGTGA
- a CDS encoding TonB-dependent receptor has product MASSSTQNRFRLSLLAALISTATAPALAATTDSTTGKKSATPEETLTVVAKPDDNFKAGGDQLVPAYLDGQIANGGRVGMLGEQDAKNVPFNVIGYTNKMIQDQQATTLKDVVANDASVQNVQGYGNFAETYRIRGFDLDGDDMTFGGLAGVMPRQVVSTQMIDRVEVFKGSNALINGSASSGVGGMINLEPKHAEDTPLTRIGVDYTSSSQIGTTLDAGRRFGDDNQWGVRVNVLHREGETAIDNEKRRATVASVGLDYRGDKLRTSLDMGYQKQEYHGGRLGVNVSGVDFIPEVPRATSNYSQDWVYSNLESEFGMARAEYDIAPDWTLYGAMGGQHSHETGAYASPSLKDEDGTATIGRMDTNKIVDAFSGMAGVRGKFDTGFVSHSVNVGYSALTKREKTSYGMALTPQATNIYDTSPVAAPTNTYFGGDLDDPRPTSRVRTEGLLLSDTLGFVDDKILLTVGARHQKVVVRNYAYGTAEEDTDARFTKSRWTPGYGLVVKPWETVSFYANHIEALQPGDTASSGAVNVGQVTGISLSKQNEVGMKVDYGNIGGTLALFEIKKPTGIINPQTNVFGLYGEQRNRGVELNVFGEPIYGVRLNGSATWLDPKMSKTEDGTWDGKNAIGVANFYTVLSAEYDIKPIEGLTALARVTHSGSQYADEANTKKLDSYTTLDLGMRYRMKVQQNDLTWRLGVENVTNEKYWSGVESYGTYIYQGDPRELKLSLSYDF; this is encoded by the coding sequence ATGGCCTCTTCTTCCACTCAGAATCGCTTCCGGTTATCACTGCTGGCAGCGTTGATTAGCACAGCGACTGCGCCCGCTCTGGCAGCAACCACCGACAGTACCACCGGTAAAAAATCGGCAACCCCCGAAGAAACCCTGACGGTGGTGGCGAAACCCGATGACAACTTCAAAGCGGGCGGCGACCAGCTGGTCCCTGCCTATCTTGATGGCCAGATCGCCAACGGCGGCCGTGTGGGCATGCTGGGCGAGCAGGACGCCAAAAACGTGCCGTTTAACGTTATCGGCTATACCAACAAAATGATCCAGGATCAGCAGGCGACCACGCTGAAAGACGTTGTCGCCAACGACGCTTCGGTGCAGAACGTGCAGGGCTACGGCAACTTTGCCGAAACCTACCGCATCCGGGGTTTTGATCTGGACGGCGACGACATGACTTTCGGCGGTCTGGCGGGCGTGATGCCGCGTCAGGTTGTCTCTACGCAGATGATTGATCGCGTTGAAGTGTTTAAAGGATCCAACGCGCTGATCAACGGCTCTGCCTCGTCTGGCGTGGGTGGGATGATCAACCTTGAGCCAAAGCATGCGGAAGACACGCCGCTGACCCGCATTGGCGTTGACTACACCTCCTCTTCACAGATTGGTACCACGCTGGATGCGGGCCGGCGTTTTGGTGACGATAACCAGTGGGGCGTGCGGGTAAACGTCCTGCACCGTGAAGGCGAAACGGCGATCGACAATGAGAAACGCCGCGCCACCGTGGCGTCAGTTGGGCTGGACTATCGTGGTGATAAGCTGCGCACCTCGCTGGACATGGGTTATCAGAAGCAGGAATACCACGGTGGCCGCCTTGGCGTGAACGTCAGCGGCGTGGATTTTATCCCTGAAGTCCCGCGTGCGACCAGCAACTACAGCCAGGACTGGGTTTACAGCAACCTGGAAAGCGAATTTGGTATGGCGCGTGCGGAATATGATATTGCACCAGACTGGACGCTTTACGGCGCAATGGGTGGCCAGCACTCGCACGAAACCGGCGCGTATGCTTCACCATCACTGAAGGATGAAGACGGCACGGCCACTATCGGCCGCATGGACACCAACAAAATCGTTGATGCCTTCAGCGGTATGGCCGGCGTTCGCGGTAAGTTCGATACCGGCTTTGTCAGCCACAGCGTTAACGTCGGCTACTCCGCGCTGACCAAGCGTGAAAAGACCTCTTACGGCATGGCGCTGACCCCGCAAGCCACCAATATTTATGACACCTCGCCGGTGGCCGCGCCAACTAACACCTACTTTGGTGGCGATCTTGATGACCCGCGTCCAACCAGCCGCGTGCGGACGGAAGGGCTGCTGCTGTCGGATACGCTGGGCTTTGTTGACGACAAAATCCTGCTCACCGTCGGTGCCCGTCATCAGAAAGTGGTGGTGCGTAACTATGCCTACGGCACCGCAGAGGAAGATACCGATGCGCGCTTCACCAAATCCCGCTGGACGCCGGGCTACGGTCTGGTGGTTAAGCCATGGGAGACCGTCTCGTTCTATGCTAACCACATTGAAGCGCTGCAGCCGGGTGACACCGCCAGCAGCGGGGCGGTCAACGTCGGTCAGGTAACCGGCATTTCCCTGTCGAAGCAGAATGAAGTGGGGATGAAGGTAGATTACGGCAACATAGGCGGCACGCTGGCGCTGTTTGAAATCAAAAAACCAACCGGTATCATCAACCCGCAAACCAACGTGTTTGGCCTGTACGGCGAACAGCGTAACCGCGGCGTGGAGCTGAACGTATTTGGTGAGCCGATCTACGGTGTGCGTCTGAACGGCAGCGCCACCTGGTTGGATCCGAAAATGAGTAAAACGGAAGATGGCACCTGGGACGGCAAAAATGCCATCGGCGTGGCCAACTTCTATACCGTGCTGAGTGCGGAATACGACATCAAACCGATCGAAGGTCTGACCGCTCTGGCCCGCGTCACGCATTCTGGTTCGCAGTATGCTGACGAAGCCAATACCAAGAAACTGGACAGCTATACCACGCTGGATCTGGGTATGCGCTACCGAATGAAGGTGCAGCAGAACGATCTGACCTGGCGGCTGGGCGTGGAAAACGTCACCAACGAGAAATACTGGTCCGGAGTGGAAAGCTACGGGACCTACATTTATCAGGGCGACCCGCGAGAGCTGAAACTTTCCCTCTCCTACGATTTTTAA
- a CDS encoding phospholipase D family protein yields the protein MAEAYTPEPDEPDFEQTRLTRAVSPLVDNHPDHSGIHPLEDGLDAFAARYLLMTMAEHTLDIQYYIWQNDMSGRLLFSAVLEAAERGVKVRLLLDDNNTMGLDETLSQLSKHPNIEIRLFNPFSFRTLRALGYLTDFARLNRRMHNKSFTVDGEATIVGGRNVGDEYFGAGEEPLFSDLDVLAIGPVVAEVTKDFERYWKSRAVEPFSKVVDLDDAAANSAVSLPEAWHSDPQVERYLERIHASPFVAQLESGDLRLIWANTRLLSDDPRKGLGRAKAGSLLPQRMLEVIGKPQTQFDIISAYFVPTRAGVAQLLSLVRKGVKIAILTNSLAANDVSVVHAGYAKWRKKLLRHGITLYELKPHTDNRDKPHDRGLTGNSGSSLHAKTFSVDNEKVFIGSFNFDPRSAMLNTEMGFVIESEYLASSIHQRFITRMRDRAWTLRLDKWGRVNWVEYPGEGEKEIVHKHEPRTRFMQRLLVRLVWRLPIEWLL from the coding sequence ATGGCCGAAGCCTATACCCCTGAACCTGACGAGCCTGATTTTGAGCAGACGCGTCTGACCCGTGCCGTCTCTCCCCTGGTGGACAATCATCCCGACCACAGCGGCATTCACCCGCTTGAAGATGGCCTGGACGCGTTTGCGGCCCGCTATCTGCTGATGACCATGGCCGAGCACACGCTGGATATTCAGTACTACATCTGGCAGAACGACATGTCCGGGCGACTGTTGTTTAGCGCGGTACTGGAAGCCGCGGAACGTGGCGTTAAGGTCCGGCTGCTGCTGGATGACAACAACACCATGGGGCTGGATGAAACCCTCAGCCAGCTCAGCAAGCATCCGAATATCGAGATCCGGCTGTTCAATCCCTTTTCGTTCCGCACGCTCAGAGCGCTGGGCTATCTCACCGACTTTGCCCGGCTTAATCGCCGTATGCACAACAAAAGTTTCACCGTAGACGGCGAAGCCACCATTGTTGGCGGACGAAATGTGGGCGATGAGTACTTTGGCGCGGGAGAAGAGCCGCTGTTTTCCGATCTCGATGTGCTGGCGATTGGCCCGGTGGTGGCCGAGGTGACGAAGGACTTTGAGCGTTACTGGAAAAGCCGCGCGGTTGAACCCTTCAGCAAAGTGGTTGATCTCGATGACGCGGCGGCCAACAGTGCGGTGTCATTACCAGAAGCCTGGCACAGCGACCCGCAGGTTGAGCGCTATCTGGAACGGATTCACGCTTCGCCATTCGTCGCACAGCTGGAAAGTGGCGACCTGCGGCTAATCTGGGCCAACACCCGCTTGCTGAGTGACGATCCGCGTAAAGGATTAGGCCGGGCGAAAGCCGGGAGCCTGTTGCCTCAACGCATGCTGGAGGTGATTGGCAAACCCCAAACGCAATTCGATATTATCTCGGCCTACTTTGTCCCAACGCGAGCCGGCGTGGCGCAGCTGCTGTCGCTGGTGCGCAAGGGGGTGAAGATAGCCATTCTGACCAACTCTCTCGCGGCCAATGACGTCTCGGTGGTGCATGCCGGCTACGCCAAATGGCGCAAGAAGTTGCTGCGCCACGGCATCACCTTATATGAGCTGAAACCGCATACCGATAACCGCGATAAGCCGCATGACCGGGGATTAACCGGTAATTCAGGTTCCAGCCTGCATGCGAAAACCTTCAGCGTCGACAACGAAAAGGTGTTTATCGGTTCGTTCAACTTTGACCCGCGTTCCGCCATGCTCAACACCGAAATGGGCTTCGTGATTGAGAGTGAATATCTGGCATCCAGTATTCACCAGCGCTTTATCACCCGGATGCGCGACCGGGCCTGGACCTTACGTCTGGACAAATGGGGTCGGGTAAACTGGGTGGAGTATCCGGGAGAAGGGGAGAAAGAGATTGTGCATAAGCATGAACCCCGAACGCGCTTTATGCAGCGGTTGCTGGTTCGTCTGGTCTGGCGGCTGCCGATTGAGTGGCTACTGTGA
- a CDS encoding ApeP family dehydratase, with amino-acid sequence MVEYKCAAEYLPHDAPMVLLEKVLSVGEEQASCQVTVGEGVLAPFLTPDGDLPAWFGIEIIAQTIGVWSGWHGRQRHDSKPSPGMLLGGRGYRCQAAVFPAGATLEITVTLLMRDEKIGSFDGVITIDGERYASGRLNTYQPDREELHQLLQQGNNG; translated from the coding sequence ATGGTTGAATATAAATGCGCGGCAGAGTATTTGCCCCACGATGCGCCGATGGTGCTGCTTGAAAAGGTGCTCTCCGTTGGTGAAGAGCAGGCCAGCTGTCAGGTGACGGTCGGCGAGGGCGTGCTGGCACCGTTTCTGACGCCGGATGGCGATCTGCCCGCCTGGTTTGGCATCGAAATTATCGCGCAAACCATCGGCGTCTGGTCCGGCTGGCATGGCCGCCAGCGCCATGACAGCAAGCCGTCGCCGGGCATGTTATTAGGCGGGCGCGGTTATCGCTGTCAGGCTGCGGTATTTCCGGCCGGCGCCACGCTGGAAATCACCGTCACGCTACTGATGCGCGACGAGAAAATCGGCAGTTTCGACGGCGTGATTACGATTGATGGCGAACGTTACGCCAGCGGCAGGTTGAACACTTATCAACCTGACCGGGAAGAACTCCACCAACTTTTGCAACAGGGTAATAACGGATGA
- a CDS encoding glycoside hydrolase family 1 protein, whose translation MNNETRQDSPLRHRPQLFKSFFQGSFACSTACRSEGKRLDLVINSGHDTLLEKDYAHLAAEHLYTARDGARWYLIEKTAGEYDWSTFLPMLLAAKQHEIEMIWELAHFGWPDGLDIWQPQFIDRFAAFSRAAARLMRDEGFTAPFFTPMNQISFWSWAGADVAWFNPNVTGRGRELKQQLVRASVAAMHAIREELPAARFVLTDPLVNVAALESSEASRQEASRQHEAQYEAWDMLSGRLNPELGGDPALMDIIGLTWYPDNQWFVNGDPLEAHHPDYRPLSSLLSEVWQRYQRPLLIAETGAEGDARVPWLKRVIEQVGMAMDRGCEIEGISLFPAVDYPSWADDRRSPGGLFGLPDANGNRTIYEPYALEIRSQQIKFKQRE comes from the coding sequence ATGAATAACGAAACGCGTCAAGACTCTCCCCTGCGCCACAGGCCACAGCTGTTTAAAAGTTTCTTTCAGGGCAGCTTCGCCTGCTCAACCGCCTGCCGCAGCGAAGGCAAACGCCTGGACCTGGTGATCAACAGCGGCCATGACACCCTGTTAGAGAAGGATTACGCCCATCTGGCGGCTGAACATCTTTATACCGCGCGCGATGGCGCACGCTGGTATTTGATCGAGAAAACCGCCGGAGAATATGACTGGTCAACATTTTTACCGATGTTACTGGCCGCCAAACAGCACGAAATTGAGATGATTTGGGAGCTGGCCCATTTTGGCTGGCCCGACGGACTGGATATCTGGCAACCGCAGTTTATCGATCGTTTTGCGGCGTTCTCACGCGCTGCCGCCCGTCTGATGCGCGATGAAGGGTTTACCGCCCCTTTCTTTACGCCAATGAATCAAATCTCTTTCTGGTCATGGGCCGGTGCCGATGTCGCCTGGTTTAACCCCAATGTGACCGGTCGCGGCCGCGAGTTAAAACAGCAGCTGGTACGGGCGTCTGTCGCCGCCATGCACGCCATCAGGGAAGAGCTTCCGGCGGCGCGATTTGTGCTGACCGATCCGCTGGTTAACGTCGCCGCGCTGGAGAGCAGCGAGGCCAGTCGTCAGGAAGCCAGCCGCCAGCACGAGGCGCAGTACGAAGCCTGGGATATGCTCAGCGGTCGGCTGAATCCGGAACTGGGAGGCGATCCGGCGCTGATGGATATTATCGGCCTGACCTGGTATCCCGATAATCAGTGGTTTGTTAATGGCGATCCGCTGGAGGCCCACCATCCCGATTACCGCCCGCTTTCATCGCTGTTGAGCGAGGTATGGCAACGTTATCAACGCCCGTTGCTGATTGCGGAAACCGGTGCGGAAGGCGACGCCAGGGTGCCGTGGCTAAAAAGGGTGATTGAGCAGGTCGGGATGGCGATGGATCGGGGATGCGAAATCGAGGGGATCTCACTGTTTCCGGCGGTGGACTACCCATCCTGGGCTGACGACCGACGTTCGCCTGGCGGCCTGTTCGGCCTGCCAGATGCCAACGGCAACCGAACCATTTATGAGCCGTATGCGCTGGAGATCCGCAGCCAGCAGATTAAGTTTAAGCAGAGAGAGTAA